In a genomic window of Ralstonia nicotianae:
- a CDS encoding C40 family peptidase has protein sequence MPNRHGSPRSSTQWAGLAIIALACLLSACSSTPTRSLTSRDASVQRTHGAAINDPSAGLEEISIEAMALVGTPYRYGGNTPDSGFDCSGLVRYVVQRAASVNLPRTAAEMGTRGFALERRDVASGDLVFFNTTGRPNSHVGIYVGQNRFVHAPATGGTVRLEDMSKRYWASRYMGARRVVAVSNLPDLPASPAAATQSIAAGAAAPATAPAHANDDDPLGTLARARGTESSPLMSTRNAAPVVVPPADDDPIARFATQ, from the coding sequence ATGCCGAACCGGCACGGTTCTCCGCGCAGCAGCACGCAGTGGGCGGGCCTCGCGATCATCGCGCTGGCCTGCCTGCTGTCCGCCTGCTCCTCCACGCCCACCCGCTCCCTCACCTCGCGTGACGCGTCGGTGCAGCGCACGCACGGTGCGGCGATCAACGATCCGAGTGCCGGGCTGGAAGAAATCTCCATCGAAGCGATGGCGCTGGTCGGCACGCCATACCGCTACGGCGGCAACACGCCCGACAGCGGCTTCGACTGCAGCGGACTGGTGCGCTACGTCGTGCAGCGCGCCGCCTCGGTCAACCTGCCGCGCACGGCGGCGGAAATGGGCACGCGCGGCTTCGCGCTCGAGCGCCGCGACGTCGCATCAGGCGACCTGGTCTTCTTCAACACGACCGGCCGGCCGAATTCCCACGTCGGCATCTATGTGGGCCAGAACCGCTTCGTGCATGCGCCGGCCACCGGCGGCACCGTCCGGCTGGAAGACATGAGCAAGCGCTACTGGGCGAGCCGTTACATGGGCGCGCGCCGCGTGGTCGCGGTCAGCAACCTGCCCGACTTGCCCGCGTCCCCCGCTGCCGCCACGCAGAGCATCGCCGCCGGTGCGGCCGCGCCCGCCACCGCGCCAGCCCACGCGAACGACGACGACCCGCTTGGCACACTGGCGCGCGCCCGCGGCACGGAATCCTCGCCCCTGATGTCGACGCGCAACGCTGCGCCGGTTGTCGTACCGCCCGCGGACGACGACCCGATCGCACGCTTCGCCACGCAATAA
- a CDS encoding inorganic phosphate transporter, which yields MHTLQISLWVVVLLVALAILFDFMNGFHDAANSIATVVSTGVLKPQQAVAMAAACNVIAIFIFHLKVATTVGRDTIDPSIVDHYVIFGALVGAIAWNIVTWYYGIPSSSSHALIGGLVGAAVAKSGTGSLVASGLLKTVAFILISPLLGFILGSCLMIAVSWLFFRTPPSKVDRWFRRLQLLSASLYSLGHGGNDAQKTIGIIWMLLIAGGYASATASTPPIWVIVCCYVAIGMGTLLGGWRIVRTMGQKITKLKPVGGFCAETGGALTLFFASALGVPVSTTHTITGAIVGVGAAQKASAVRWGVAGNIVWAWVLTIPASAFMAAIAWWIGRQLL from the coding sequence ATGCACACACTCCAGATCAGTCTTTGGGTGGTTGTCCTGCTGGTGGCGCTGGCCATCCTGTTCGATTTCATGAACGGCTTCCACGATGCGGCCAACTCCATTGCCACGGTGGTGTCGACCGGCGTGCTCAAGCCGCAGCAGGCGGTGGCGATGGCCGCGGCCTGCAACGTGATCGCCATTTTCATCTTTCACCTCAAGGTCGCGACGACGGTGGGGCGCGACACCATCGACCCGAGCATCGTCGATCACTACGTCATTTTCGGTGCCCTGGTGGGGGCGATCGCCTGGAACATCGTCACCTGGTATTACGGCATTCCGTCGAGCTCGTCGCATGCGTTGATCGGCGGGCTGGTGGGGGCGGCCGTGGCCAAGTCGGGCACGGGCTCGCTGGTGGCCAGCGGTCTGCTGAAGACGGTGGCGTTCATCCTGATTTCGCCGCTGCTGGGGTTCATCCTCGGCTCCTGCCTGATGATCGCGGTGTCCTGGCTGTTCTTCCGCACGCCGCCTTCCAAGGTGGACCGCTGGTTCCGGCGGCTGCAGTTGCTGTCGGCGTCGCTGTACAGCTTGGGCCACGGCGGCAACGATGCGCAGAAGACCATCGGCATCATCTGGATGCTGCTGATCGCCGGGGGGTATGCCTCGGCCACGGCAAGCACGCCGCCGATCTGGGTGATCGTGTGCTGCTACGTAGCGATCGGCATGGGCACGCTGCTGGGCGGCTGGCGCATCGTCCGGACCATGGGGCAGAAGATCACCAAGCTCAAGCCGGTGGGCGGTTTTTGCGCTGAAACCGGTGGCGCGCTGACGCTGTTCTTTGCTTCGGCGCTGGGCGTGCCGGTTTCGACCACGCATACCATCACCGGCGCCATTGTCGGCGTGGGCGCGGCACAGAAGGCTTCGGCCGTGCGCTGGGGCGTCGCGGGCAATATCGTCTGGGCGTGGGTCCTGACGATCCCGGCGTCGGCCTTCATGGCGGCGATCGCCTGGTGGATCGGACGGCAGTTGCTCTGA
- a CDS encoding DUF47 domain-containing protein, producing MFGRFMPTEGKFFEYFNQHAECAVTAAHALKDLVNDLPNAEMHARNVQNIEKKADRITHDTVELLHKTFITPLDRDEIHKLITTMDDIIDLMEDVSLTISLYDVTNVTDEARQLAAFSVSCCEEVRKAVALLDDMNNGRQILTIAQEIDRLESEADRVMRAAMAKLFRTESDIKLLIKLKAIYEQLESITDRCEDVANIIEGIVLENA from the coding sequence ATGTTCGGTCGCTTCATGCCCACCGAAGGCAAGTTTTTCGAATACTTCAATCAGCACGCCGAGTGCGCCGTGACGGCGGCCCACGCATTGAAGGACCTCGTCAACGACTTGCCCAATGCCGAGATGCATGCACGCAACGTGCAGAACATCGAGAAGAAGGCCGACCGCATCACCCACGACACGGTGGAGCTGCTGCACAAGACGTTCATCACGCCGCTGGATCGCGATGAGATCCACAAGCTGATCACGACCATGGACGACATCATCGATCTGATGGAGGACGTGTCGCTGACCATCTCGCTGTACGACGTGACCAACGTGACGGACGAGGCCCGCCAGCTGGCCGCGTTCAGCGTGTCGTGCTGCGAGGAGGTGCGCAAGGCCGTAGCGCTGCTCGATGACATGAACAATGGCCGGCAGATCCTGACCATCGCGCAGGAAATCGATCGCCTCGAATCCGAAGCCGACCGCGTCATGCGTGCCGCCATGGCCAAGCTGTTCCGCACCGAGAGCGACATCAAGCTGCTGATCAAGCTCAAGGCGATCTACGAGCAACTGGAGAGCATCACCGATCGTTGCGAGGATGTCGCCAACATCATCGAAGGCATCGTGCTCGAGAACGCCTGA